A window from Sus scrofa isolate TJ Tabasco breed Duroc chromosome 2, Sscrofa11.1, whole genome shotgun sequence encodes these proteins:
- the TBC1D10C gene encoding carabin isoform X1 has protein sequence MAQALGEDLVQPCELQDDSSSLGSDSELSGPDPYRQADRYGFIGGSSAEPGPGHPPADLIRQREMKWVEMTSHWEKTMSRRYKKIKMQCRKGIPSALRARCWPLLCGAHVCQKNNPGTYQKLAEAPGDPQWMETIGRDLHRQFPLHEMFVSPQGHGQQGLLEVLKAYTLYRPEQGYCQAQGPVAAVLLMHLPPEEAFWCLVQICEVYLPGYYGPHMEAVRLDAEVFMALLRRLLPRVHKHLQQVGVGPLLYLPEWFLCLFARSLPFPTVLRVWDAFLSEGVKVLFRVGLTLVRLALGATEQRLACPGLLETLSALRAIPPAQLQEEVFMPQVHSVALSEQDLQREIKAQLAQLPPPRPQARLAGAQAIFEAQQLAGTQGAARPEVPRIVVQPPEEPRPPRRKPQTRGKTFHGLLTRSRGPPIESPTRSHRSSTSFLDTRF, from the exons atggcccaggccctgggggaggaCCTGGTGCAGCCTTGTGAGCTGCAGGATGACTCCAGCTCTTTGGGGTCTGACTCAGAGCTGAGTGGGCCCGACCCGTATCGCCAGGCTGACCGCTATGGCTTCATTGGGGGCAGCTCAGCAGAGCCAGG GCCAGGTCACCCGCCTGCAGACCTCATCCGCCAGCGGGAGATGAAATGGGTAGAGATGACCTCGCACTGGGAGAAAACCATGTCTCGACGATACAAgaag ATAAAGATGCAGTGCCGGAAAGGCATTCCCTCAGCCCTGCGGGCCCGGTGCTGGCCCCTGTTGTGCGGGGCCCATGTGTGTCAGAAGAACAACCCTGGCACTTACCAG AAACTGGCTGAAGCCCCTGGGGACCCACAGTGGATGGAGACCATTGGCAGGGACCTGCACCGCCAGTTTCctctgcatgagatgtttgtgtcACCCCAGGGTCATGG GCAGCAGGGCCTCTTGGAGGTACTGAAGGCCTACACCCTGTATCGGCCAGAGCAGGGCTACTGCCAGGCCCAGGGCCCCGTGGCAGCGGTGCTGCTCATGCACCTGCCCCCAGAG GAGGCCTTCTGGTGCCTGGTTCAGATCTGCGAGGTCTACCTCCCTGGCTACTACGGGCCCCACATG GAGGCTGTGCGGCTGGACGCCGAGGTGTTCATGGCCCTGCTGCGGCGGCTGCTCCCGCGCGTGCACaagcacctgcagcaggtgggcGTCGGGCCCCTGCTCTACCTGCCCGAGTGGTTCCTGTGCCTCTTCGCCcgctccctgcccttccccacgGTGCTGCGTGTCTGGGATGCTTTCCTTAGTGAGG GTGTAAAAGTGCTGTTCCGTGTGGGGTTGACGCTGGTGCGCCTGGCACTGGGTGCCACCGAACAGCGCCTGGCCTGTCCGGGGCTCCTGGAGACGCTCAGTGCCCTTCGAGCCATCCCCCCCGCCCAGCTGCAGGAGGAGGTCTTCATGCCCCAG GTGCACAGCGTGGCCCTGTCCGAACAGGACCTGCAGCGGGAGATCAAGGCCCAGCTGGCCCAGCTGCCGCCCCCGAGGCCCCAGGCCCGCCTGGCCGGGGCCCAAGCCATCTTTGAGGCCCAGCAGCTGGCAGGAACTCAGGGAGCCGCCCGGCCCGAGGTGCCCCGCATCGTGGTGCAACCCCCGGAAGAGCCCAGGCCACCACGGCGCAAGCCCCAGACCCGAGGCAAGACTTTCCACGGGCTGCTGACTCGGTCCAGGGGCCCCCCAATCGAGAGTCCCACCAGGTCCCATCGAAGCTCCACCTCCTTCCTGGACACCCGATTCTGA
- the PPP1CA gene encoding serine/threonine-protein phosphatase PP1-alpha catalytic subunit: MSDSEKLNLDSIIGRLLEVQGSRPGKNVQLTENEIRGLCLKSREIFLSQPILLELEAPLKICGDIHGQYYDLLRLFEYGGFPPESNYLFLGDYVDRGKQSLETICLLLAYKIKYPENFFLLRGNHECASINRIYGFYDECKRRYNIKLWKTFTDCFNCLPIAAIVDEKIFCCHGGLSPDLQSMEQIRRIMRPTDVPDQGLLCDLLWSDPDKDVQGWGENDRGVSFTFGAEVVAKFLHKHDLDLICRAHQVVEDGYEFFAKRQLVTLFSAPNYCGEFDNAGAMMSVDETLMCSFQILKPADKNKGKYGQFSGLNPGGRPITPPRNSAKAKK; encoded by the exons ATGTCCGACAGCGAGAAGCTCAACCTGGACTCTATCATCGGGCGCCTGCTGGAAG TGCAGGGCTCGCGGCCTGGAAAGAATGTACAGCTGACAGAGAACGAGATCCGTGGTCTGTGCCTCAAATCCCGGGAGATTTTCCTGAGCCAGCCCATCCTTCTGGAGCTGGAGGCACCCCTCAAGATCTGCG GTGACATCCACGGCCAGTACTATGACCTTCTGCGGCTGTTCGAGTACGGCGGCTTCCCTCCAGAGAGCAACTACCTGTTCCTGGGGGACTACGTGGACCGGGGCAAGCAGTCTTTGGAGACCATCTgcctgctgctggcctataagATCAAGTACCCGGAGAACTTCTTCCTGCTCCGTGGGAACCACGAGTGTGCCAGCATCAACCGCATCTATGGCTTCTACGATGAGT GCAAGAGACGCTACAACATCAAGCTGTGGAAAACCTTCACTGACTGCTTCAACTGCCTGCCTATCGCTGCCATTGTGGACGAGAAGATCTTTTGCTGCCACGGAG GCCTGTCCCCCGACCTGCAGTCCATGGAGCAGATTCGGCGTATCATGCGGCCCACAGACGTGCCTGACCAGGGCTTACTGTGTGACCTGCTGTGGTCTGACCCCGACAAGGACGTGCAGGGCTGGGGCGAGAATGACCGCGGCGTCTCCTTTACCTTTGGAGCGGAGGTGGTGGCCAAGTTCCTGCACAAGCACGACTTGGATCTCATCTGCCGGGCACACCAG gTGGTAGAAGATGGCTACGAGTTCTTTGCCAAGAGGCAGCTGGTGACACTCTTCTCAGCTCCTAACTACTGCGGCGAGTTTGACAACGCAGGCGCCATGATGAGCGTGGACGAGACGCTCATGTGCTCCTTCCAG ATCCTCAAGCCCGCCGACAAGAACAAGGGGAAATATGGGCAGTTCAGTGGCCTGAATCCTGGAGGCCGGCCCATCACCCCACCCCGCAACTCCGCCAAAGCCAAGAAATAG
- the RAD9A gene encoding cell cycle checkpoint control protein RAD9A isoform X1 encodes MKCLVTGGNVKVLGKAVHSLSRIGDELYLEPLEDGLSLRTVNSSRSAYACFLFAPLFFQQYQAATPGQDPLRCKILMKSFLSVFRSLAMLEKTVEKCCISLSGRSSRLVVQLHCRYGVRKTHNLSFQDCESLQAVFDPALCPHVLRAPARVLGEAVLPFPPALAEVTLGIGRGRRVILRSYQEEEADSTAKAMVTEMSIGEEDFQQLQAQEGVAITFCLKEFRGLLSFAESANLSLSVYFDAPGRPAIFAIEDTLLDGHFVLATLSEPDPHSQDLRSSELQRPAPQLQAHSTPHLDDFAADDIDSYMIAMETTVGSEASRALPSDSLSPGLQALCSPGPDSEEEEDDTEPSTVPGTPPPKKFRSLFFGSILAPTHSPQGPSPVLAEDSEGEG; translated from the exons CTCTCCCTCCGGACTGTGAACTCCTCCCGCTCCGCCTATGCCTGCTTCCTCTTTGCCCCGCTCTTCTTCCAGCAGTACCAGGCGGCCACCCCTGGTCAGGACCCATTGCGCTGTAAGATCCTGATGAAG TCGTTCCTGTCCGTCTTCCGCTCACTGGCGATGCTGGAGAAGACGGTGGAGAAGTGCTGCATCTCCCTGAGTGGCAGGAGCAGCCGCCTGGTGGTTCAGCTGCACTGCAGATATG GGGTGAGGAAGACTCACAACTTGTCCTTCCAGGACTGCGAGTCCCTGCAGGCCGTCTTCGACCCAGCCTTGTGCCCCCACGTGCTCCGTGCTCCAGCAAG GGTCCTGGGGGAGGCTGTTCTGCCCTTCCCCCCCGCGCTGGCTGAAGTGACGCTGGGCATTGGCCGTGGCCGCAGGGTCATCCTGCGGAGCtaccaggaggaggaggcag ACAGCACCGCCAAAGCCATGGTGACTGAGATGAGCATCGGGGAGGAGGATTTCCAGCAGTTGCAGGCCCAGGAAGGGGTGGCCATCACCTTCTGCCTCAAGGAGTTCCGG GGGCTCCTGAGCTTCGCAGAGTCAGCAAACTTGTCTCTTAGCGTTTACTTCGATGCTCCTGGCAG GCCAGCTATCTTTGCCATCGAGGACACTCTGCTGGATGGCCACTTTGTTCTGGCCACGCTCTCGGAGCCGGACCCGCACTCCCAGGATCTGCGTTCCTCAGAGCTCCAGAGGCCAGCACCTCAGCTTCAGGCTCACAG CACACCCCACCTGGATGACTTTGCCGCGGACGACATTGACTCTTATATGATCGCCATGGAGACCACTGTGGGCAGTGAGGCTTCCCGGGCCCTGCCCTCCGACTCCCTTTCTCCTGGCCTCCAAGCCCTCTGCAGCCCTGGCCCTgactcagaggaggaagaggacgacactgagcccagcacagtgcctgggacacCTCCACCCAAGAAG TTCCGCTCGCTGTTCTTCGGCTCCATCCTGGCCCCCACACACTctccccagggccccagcccTGTGCTGGCTGAAGATAGTGAGGGTGAAGGCTGA
- the TBC1D10C gene encoding carabin isoform X3, with protein sequence MKWVEMTSHWEKTMSRRYKKIKMQCRKGIPSALRARCWPLLCGAHVCQKNNPGTYQKLAEAPGDPQWMETIGRDLHRQFPLHEMFVSPQGHGQQGLLEVLKAYTLYRPEQGYCQAQGPVAAVLLMHLPPEEAFWCLVQICEVYLPGYYGPHMEAVRLDAEVFMALLRRLLPRVHKHLQQVGVGPLLYLPEWFLCLFARSLPFPTVLRVWDAFLSEGVKVLFRVGLTLVRLALGATEQRLACPGLLETLSALRAIPPAQLQEEVFMPQVHSVALSEQDLQREIKAQLAQLPPPRPQARLAGAQAIFEAQQLAGTQGAARPEVPRIVVQPPEEPRPPRRKPQTRGKTFHGLLTRSRGPPIESPTRSHRSSTSFLDTRF encoded by the exons ATGAAATGGGTAGAGATGACCTCGCACTGGGAGAAAACCATGTCTCGACGATACAAgaag ATAAAGATGCAGTGCCGGAAAGGCATTCCCTCAGCCCTGCGGGCCCGGTGCTGGCCCCTGTTGTGCGGGGCCCATGTGTGTCAGAAGAACAACCCTGGCACTTACCAG AAACTGGCTGAAGCCCCTGGGGACCCACAGTGGATGGAGACCATTGGCAGGGACCTGCACCGCCAGTTTCctctgcatgagatgtttgtgtcACCCCAGGGTCATGG GCAGCAGGGCCTCTTGGAGGTACTGAAGGCCTACACCCTGTATCGGCCAGAGCAGGGCTACTGCCAGGCCCAGGGCCCCGTGGCAGCGGTGCTGCTCATGCACCTGCCCCCAGAG GAGGCCTTCTGGTGCCTGGTTCAGATCTGCGAGGTCTACCTCCCTGGCTACTACGGGCCCCACATG GAGGCTGTGCGGCTGGACGCCGAGGTGTTCATGGCCCTGCTGCGGCGGCTGCTCCCGCGCGTGCACaagcacctgcagcaggtgggcGTCGGGCCCCTGCTCTACCTGCCCGAGTGGTTCCTGTGCCTCTTCGCCcgctccctgcccttccccacgGTGCTGCGTGTCTGGGATGCTTTCCTTAGTGAGG GTGTAAAAGTGCTGTTCCGTGTGGGGTTGACGCTGGTGCGCCTGGCACTGGGTGCCACCGAACAGCGCCTGGCCTGTCCGGGGCTCCTGGAGACGCTCAGTGCCCTTCGAGCCATCCCCCCCGCCCAGCTGCAGGAGGAGGTCTTCATGCCCCAG GTGCACAGCGTGGCCCTGTCCGAACAGGACCTGCAGCGGGAGATCAAGGCCCAGCTGGCCCAGCTGCCGCCCCCGAGGCCCCAGGCCCGCCTGGCCGGGGCCCAAGCCATCTTTGAGGCCCAGCAGCTGGCAGGAACTCAGGGAGCCGCCCGGCCCGAGGTGCCCCGCATCGTGGTGCAACCCCCGGAAGAGCCCAGGCCACCACGGCGCAAGCCCCAGACCCGAGGCAAGACTTTCCACGGGCTGCTGACTCGGTCCAGGGGCCCCCCAATCGAGAGTCCCACCAGGTCCCATCGAAGCTCCACCTCCTTCCTGGACACCCGATTCTGA
- the TBC1D10C gene encoding carabin isoform X2, whose protein sequence is MAQALGEDLVQPCELQDDSSSLGSDSELSGPDPYRQADRYGFIGGSSAEPGPGHPPADLIRQREMKWVEMTSHWEKTMSRRYKKKLAEAPGDPQWMETIGRDLHRQFPLHEMFVSPQGHGQQGLLEVLKAYTLYRPEQGYCQAQGPVAAVLLMHLPPEEAFWCLVQICEVYLPGYYGPHMEAVRLDAEVFMALLRRLLPRVHKHLQQVGVGPLLYLPEWFLCLFARSLPFPTVLRVWDAFLSEGVKVLFRVGLTLVRLALGATEQRLACPGLLETLSALRAIPPAQLQEEVFMPQVHSVALSEQDLQREIKAQLAQLPPPRPQARLAGAQAIFEAQQLAGTQGAARPEVPRIVVQPPEEPRPPRRKPQTRGKTFHGLLTRSRGPPIESPTRSHRSSTSFLDTRF, encoded by the exons atggcccaggccctgggggaggaCCTGGTGCAGCCTTGTGAGCTGCAGGATGACTCCAGCTCTTTGGGGTCTGACTCAGAGCTGAGTGGGCCCGACCCGTATCGCCAGGCTGACCGCTATGGCTTCATTGGGGGCAGCTCAGCAGAGCCAGG GCCAGGTCACCCGCCTGCAGACCTCATCCGCCAGCGGGAGATGAAATGGGTAGAGATGACCTCGCACTGGGAGAAAACCATGTCTCGACGATACAAgaag AAACTGGCTGAAGCCCCTGGGGACCCACAGTGGATGGAGACCATTGGCAGGGACCTGCACCGCCAGTTTCctctgcatgagatgtttgtgtcACCCCAGGGTCATGG GCAGCAGGGCCTCTTGGAGGTACTGAAGGCCTACACCCTGTATCGGCCAGAGCAGGGCTACTGCCAGGCCCAGGGCCCCGTGGCAGCGGTGCTGCTCATGCACCTGCCCCCAGAG GAGGCCTTCTGGTGCCTGGTTCAGATCTGCGAGGTCTACCTCCCTGGCTACTACGGGCCCCACATG GAGGCTGTGCGGCTGGACGCCGAGGTGTTCATGGCCCTGCTGCGGCGGCTGCTCCCGCGCGTGCACaagcacctgcagcaggtgggcGTCGGGCCCCTGCTCTACCTGCCCGAGTGGTTCCTGTGCCTCTTCGCCcgctccctgcccttccccacgGTGCTGCGTGTCTGGGATGCTTTCCTTAGTGAGG GTGTAAAAGTGCTGTTCCGTGTGGGGTTGACGCTGGTGCGCCTGGCACTGGGTGCCACCGAACAGCGCCTGGCCTGTCCGGGGCTCCTGGAGACGCTCAGTGCCCTTCGAGCCATCCCCCCCGCCCAGCTGCAGGAGGAGGTCTTCATGCCCCAG GTGCACAGCGTGGCCCTGTCCGAACAGGACCTGCAGCGGGAGATCAAGGCCCAGCTGGCCCAGCTGCCGCCCCCGAGGCCCCAGGCCCGCCTGGCCGGGGCCCAAGCCATCTTTGAGGCCCAGCAGCTGGCAGGAACTCAGGGAGCCGCCCGGCCCGAGGTGCCCCGCATCGTGGTGCAACCCCCGGAAGAGCCCAGGCCACCACGGCGCAAGCCCCAGACCCGAGGCAAGACTTTCCACGGGCTGCTGACTCGGTCCAGGGGCCCCCCAATCGAGAGTCCCACCAGGTCCCATCGAAGCTCCACCTCCTTCCTGGACACCCGATTCTGA